TAAAAAGAGGTAAAAAACCTCTTTTTATAAATGGATACCGTGTTACTGATAAAGAGACATTGGAAATTGCTATTGATGTGCTTACCAATCAGATAGGTAAATTAATAATAAATCATATAGATGAAATGGGAGCAAAAGGTGTATGTGTATGGAAAGAAAATAAAAGCCCGATCAAAGCCAGAAAGTTTGTCTATAATGATGATAAGTCAGAGACTGAAAATCTTGGTTATGTTGGCGAACTTACAGAGATAGAATGTGAGAGCTTTATTGAATTATGTGAAGGCGATCAAATACCAATAGTGCCTCCAATTGCCAAAGGTGCTAATGGGGAAGATTATAATGTAAATGCGGATATTGTGGCATCATTTGTAGCCGGTTCTTTAAAGGCTGAAAAACTGGTTTTTATTTCCAATACTCATGGGATTTCAACTGACCCGTCAAATCCGGAGTCGTTCACGTCTACATTACATGAAGATGAAGTGAATGAATTGATAAAGAGTGGAGTAATAAGTGGTGGAATGCTCCCGAAAGCTAATGCCTGTATTTCTGCCATGAGGGATGGCGTGAGTAAAGCACACATTATTGACGGCCATATACCCCATTCACTATTACTTGAAATTTTTACTGACAAAGGTGTTGGAACGCAGATTATTGTTTAACATACACAAATGCATTACCATGTGAAAATTTATGGTAGTGTATTTTCGGGTATTTTTAAGAGTTGGTCTTTTTTGATATTCACCCACTTCAGAAAGAGTGTACAATTATTAAGGCATTCCATTTTTCTATTTCCTCTCATCGAAGGAGATCTACATAAAGGAATCTAAATTATGAATAAAAGTGAAATACTGGCAAACTATGATAATTACGTAATTCCAAATTACTCTCGACATCCTTTTGTAATCGCAAGGGGTGATGGGGTGCATCTTTGGGATACTGACGGTAAGCGATACCTGGACCTCTTTTCCGGATGGGCAGTAAGTTCCTTGGGGCATTGTCATCCTGTAGTAACGAAGGCAATGCAGGAACAGGCAGCAACGTTGGTGCATGTTCCTAATATTTTCTATTCTGAACCCCAGGGGCGTCTTGCAAAATATATTTCTGGAAACTCTTTTCAAGGACAATGTTTTTTTTGTAACAGTGGAGCGGAAGCAAATGAGGCAGCTATAAAATTAGCAAGAATTCATAGCTCAAAAAAAGGTAAATATAAAATTATCACGATGAAAGACTCGTTTCACGGGAGGACCCTTGCAACCGTAACGGCAACCGCTCAACCAAAGTACCATAACGGCTTTGCTCCACTTATCGAGGGCTTTGCGTATGTATCATTTAATAACCTGAAAGAAATTGAAGATGCTATAGATGATAAAACATGTGGTATTATGCTTGAACCGATCCAGGGAGAGGGCGGGATTAATGTGGCAGATAAAGAATACATGAAGGGGTTGAGAAAGATTTGTGATGACAACGATATACTCTTGATTCTTGATGAGGTTCAATGTGGAATGGGAAGAACAGGAAAGTATTTTGCCTATCAGCATTACGACATAACACCTGATATTATGACGCTTGCTAAATCTCTTGGAAATGGCACTGCCGTGGGTGCTATGGAGACAAGTAAAGAGATTGCGGGGAGCCTGGTGCCGGGAAGTCATGCTTCAACATTTGGAGGCAATCCTCTTGCCTGCGCAGCATCAGCCGCTGTATTTGAAGTTATTGAATCGGAAGGATTGTTGGATAATGCGACAAAGATGGGTAATTATTCTTTTGAACAAATAAGAAACATTTCAAAGGAGCTTGACGTTATTAAAGAGGTGAGAGGCATCGGCTTGATGATAGGTGTTGAGCTCAAAATCCCTGCTGCAGAAGTAGTAAAGAGGTGTATGGAAAAGGGGCTGCTGCTGAATTGTACGCATGATACAGTGATAAGAATCATGCCGCAGCTAAATATTACAAAGGAATATATCGATCAGGGCCTGTTTATTTTGAAGGACATATTGAAAACGGTCAATTAGTAATAATAACTAGTATAAATTCCTGTCTGTACGGCAGACGGGTGTAAAATTAGTGTCTGAAAGGGGCTAATTTATATGCAGTGTAAAAATATGGTTTCAGTTGCGGGCTTAGAGCGTGAAGATATTGATGAGCTGTTTGCATTAACGGCAGAAATGAAGGAGGCTTGTAAAAGAGGTGATACCGACCTGTGCCTTTCCGGTAAAACCCTTGGAATGATTTTTGAGAAAAGTTCCATGAGAACAAGGGTTTCATTTGAGGTCGCGATGACTCAGATGGGGGGGCATGCAATTTATCTGACAAAGGATGATATAAACCTTGGTGAGCGTGAATCTATAAAGGATGTTTCAAAGGTTTTATCCCGTTTTATTGATTGTATTGCTATCAGAACTTATGATCACGAGACGGTTACGGAGCTTGCGGATAGTTCTTCTGTACCTGTAATTAACGCTCTGTCTGACTATACTCACCCGTGTCAGGCACTAACGGATTTATACACTATAAAAGAAAAAACAGGTAACCTTGACAGTGTTAAATTAGCATATGTTGGTGATGGAAATAATGTTGCCAGGTCATTAGCCTTTTTATGCGCGAAACTTAAAGTATCGTTTACGGTTGCCTCTCCTCAAAACTATGAATTATCCTTAGCATTTTTGAATGAGCTTGAGAAGATTGTTCCGGGAAAGGATTCATACATTAAACAAGTCAGAGATCCCAGAGAAGCAG
Above is a genomic segment from Candidatus Scalindua japonica containing:
- the argB gene encoding acetylglutamate kinase; its protein translation is MYRAVAENKVINGETHSLLYEDDLSSDFGFKTSTIRDTKGTSMEEAIRKSRVLIEALPYIQSFKDKIVVVKFGGSAMVNKDTFQSVLQDMVFMKSIGMKPIIVHGGGPFISSEMIKRGKKPLFINGYRVTDKETLEIAIDVLTNQIGKLIINHIDEMGAKGVCVWKENKSPIKARKFVYNDDKSETENLGYVGELTEIECESFIELCEGDQIPIVPPIAKGANGEDYNVNADIVASFVAGSLKAEKLVFISNTHGISTDPSNPESFTSTLHEDEVNELIKSGVISGGMLPKANACISAMRDGVSKAHIIDGHIPHSLLLEIFTDKGVGTQIIV
- a CDS encoding aspartate aminotransferase family protein encodes the protein MNKSEILANYDNYVIPNYSRHPFVIARGDGVHLWDTDGKRYLDLFSGWAVSSLGHCHPVVTKAMQEQAATLVHVPNIFYSEPQGRLAKYISGNSFQGQCFFCNSGAEANEAAIKLARIHSSKKGKYKIITMKDSFHGRTLATVTATAQPKYHNGFAPLIEGFAYVSFNNLKEIEDAIDDKTCGIMLEPIQGEGGINVADKEYMKGLRKICDDNDILLILDEVQCGMGRTGKYFAYQHYDITPDIMTLAKSLGNGTAVGAMETSKEIAGSLVPGSHASTFGGNPLACAASAAVFEVIESEGLLDNATKMGNYSFEQIRNISKELDVIKEVRGIGLMIGVELKIPAAEVVKRCMEKGLLLNCTHDTVIRIMPQLNITKEYIDQGLFILKDILKTVN
- the argF gene encoding ornithine carbamoyltransferase is translated as MQCKNMVSVAGLEREDIDELFALTAEMKEACKRGDTDLCLSGKTLGMIFEKSSMRTRVSFEVAMTQMGGHAIYLTKDDINLGERESIKDVSKVLSRFIDCIAIRTYDHETVTELADSSSVPVINALSDYTHPCQALTDLYTIKEKTGNLDSVKLAYVGDGNNVARSLAFLCAKLKVSFTVASPQNYELSLAFLNELEKIVPGKDSYIKQVRDPREAVEGADVIYTDTWISMGEEAEAETRRHDFNGFQVNSELISHAKRDVFVMHCLPAHRGEEITDDVIDGEHSIVYDQAENRLHVQKALLKCLING